The following proteins are encoded in a genomic region of Maribacter hydrothermalis:
- a CDS encoding sulfatase family protein, with amino-acid sequence MKKLILIVTGVLFLLPFNGEAQKSKKKKPNIIFIMSDDHAYQAISAYDDKLLSTPNIDRLAKEGMLFTNASVTNSICAPSRATILTGKHTHINGKVDNYFPFDTTQVTFPQIFKKNGYKTAMFGKLHFGNNPKGVDEFMILPGQGHYINPDFIVTNGDTISKQGYVTDIITDVSLDWLKKEAADDEPFMMMYLHKAPHRPWWPRPDKFKEFTQKTFPEPETLFDDYSNRGSAAKTAEMNLLTHMMYSHDSKIRPETLAKMEGKVFPVVEEFPNSFYGPYNRATAEQKALYDPVLDSINDFFYNNWPKMNDTEKMKWKYQRYMQDYLGSISSVDDNVGRLLDYLDESGLAENTIVIYTSDQGFYLGEHGWFDKRFIYDESFKTPLLVRWPNVVKPGSVENEMVQNLDFAQTMLEAVGITPPNDMQGESLIPLLKGEKDNWTRDAVYYQYYEYPSVHMVKRHYGIVNKEFKLAHFYYDVDEWELYDRLKDPNEMNNVYNDPAYADTVKKLKKDLVEMRKYYKDSPEQDQKYIKKYKSAGMID; translated from the coding sequence ATGAAAAAACTAATCTTAATCGTTACAGGAGTTTTGTTCTTGTTGCCATTCAATGGCGAAGCCCAAAAAAGCAAAAAGAAAAAGCCGAATATCATTTTCATCATGTCAGATGATCATGCCTACCAAGCTATTAGCGCGTATGATGATAAATTACTTAGTACGCCTAATATTGATCGCTTGGCAAAAGAAGGTATGTTGTTTACGAATGCGAGCGTTACTAACTCTATTTGTGCACCATCACGGGCAACAATATTAACGGGCAAGCATACACATATTAATGGGAAAGTAGATAATTACTTTCCGTTCGATACCACGCAAGTCACCTTTCCACAGATATTTAAAAAGAATGGGTATAAAACTGCTATGTTCGGCAAGCTCCACTTTGGTAATAACCCTAAAGGGGTAGATGAGTTTATGATACTGCCGGGTCAGGGACATTATATCAATCCTGATTTTATTGTCACCAATGGCGATACCATTTCCAAGCAAGGGTATGTAACCGATATTATTACAGATGTATCTTTAGATTGGTTAAAGAAAGAAGCTGCAGATGACGAACCATTTATGATGATGTATTTACACAAAGCACCACATAGACCTTGGTGGCCAAGACCTGATAAGTTCAAGGAGTTTACACAGAAAACATTCCCAGAACCAGAAACACTTTTCGATGATTATAGCAATAGAGGTTCAGCCGCAAAAACGGCAGAGATGAATTTGTTGACACATATGATGTATAGTCACGATAGTAAAATACGCCCAGAGACGTTGGCAAAAATGGAAGGAAAGGTTTTTCCTGTAGTGGAAGAGTTTCCAAATAGCTTTTATGGTCCGTATAACCGTGCTACGGCAGAACAAAAGGCGTTGTATGATCCGGTATTAGACTCCATTAATGACTTCTTCTATAACAATTGGCCAAAGATGAACGATACCGAGAAAATGAAATGGAAATACCAGCGATATATGCAAGACTATTTGGGTAGTATTTCTTCGGTTGATGACAATGTAGGTCGATTGCTAGATTATTTAGATGAAAGCGGATTAGCAGAAAATACAATTGTAATTTATACTTCGGACCAAGGATTTTATTTAGGGGAACACGGTTGGTTCGATAAGCGATTTATTTATGATGAATCCTTCAAAACTCCGTTATTGGTTCGTTGGCCAAATGTGGTAAAACCTGGTTCGGTAGAGAATGAAATGGTTCAGAATTTAGATTTTGCACAGACCATGTTAGAGGCGGTAGGTATCACACCGCCAAACGATATGCAAGGGGAGAGTTTAATTCCGCTATTGAAAGGAGAAAAAGACAATTGGACAAGGGATGCGGTGTATTATCAGTATTACGAATATCCATCCGTACATATGGTAAAACGCCATTATGGTATAGTAAACAAAGAATTTAAACTCGCACACTTCTACTATGATGTTGACGAATGGGAATTGTATGACAGGCTGAAAGACCCAAATGAAATGAACAATGTCTACAATGATCCTGCATATGCGGACACCGTAAAAAAACTAAAGAAAGATTTAGTTGAAATGCGTAAATATTATAAAGATTCACCGGAGCAAGATCAGAAGTACATAAAAAAGTACAAGAGTGCTGGGATGATCGATTAG
- a CDS encoding phosphoadenosine phosphosulfate reductase domain-containing protein, with protein MALTEAQVQKLNIQFKGIPPEEIISWAVKHATTPVVTTNFRPYEVAILHAVSGVRKDIPVVWCDTGYNTPKTYKHADEIIGKLNLNVKLFVPKQTTAHRDAVMGIPQIDDPKHAEFTEQVKLEPFRRAMAEFKPDVWFTNLRKGQTAHRDSLDILSLSKDGVLKVSPFYHWNDTQLDAYLRKYKLPNEHNYFDPTKVLENRECGLHS; from the coding sequence ATGGCATTGACAGAAGCACAGGTTCAGAAGTTGAACATTCAATTTAAAGGTATTCCGCCAGAAGAGATTATTTCTTGGGCAGTAAAGCATGCAACCACTCCCGTAGTAACTACAAACTTCAGGCCGTATGAAGTAGCAATTTTACATGCTGTTTCTGGGGTGAGAAAAGATATACCTGTAGTATGGTGCGATACGGGTTACAATACTCCGAAAACGTACAAGCATGCAGATGAAATAATCGGCAAATTGAATTTGAACGTAAAATTGTTTGTACCCAAACAAACTACTGCACATAGAGATGCTGTAATGGGTATTCCACAAATTGATGACCCTAAACATGCCGAGTTTACAGAACAAGTAAAGTTGGAGCCTTTTAGAAGGGCCATGGCAGAATTTAAGCCAGATGTTTGGTTTACGAATTTGAGAAAAGGGCAGACTGCACACCGCGATAGTTTAGATATTTTAAGTCTAAGCAAGGATGGCGTTTTAAAGGTGAGTCCGTTTTACCATTGGAACGATACACAATTAGATGCCTATTTAAGAAAATATAAGCTACCAAACGAGCATAACTATTTTGACCCAACTAAGGTGTTAGAAAATAGAGAATGCGGATTGCATAGTTAA
- a CDS encoding RrF2 family transcriptional regulator, giving the protein MLSKKTKYGLKALAFLAAQPEKKPIQISEIAEKENISQKFLESILLSLKKTGFLGSKKGKGGGYYLLRKPEEISMTDVMRVLEGPIAMVPCVSLNFYETCDDCPDEITCSVHKLMLQVRDSALDVYRNNTLRDIIS; this is encoded by the coding sequence ATGCTATCGAAAAAGACAAAGTATGGTTTAAAAGCACTGGCGTTCCTAGCGGCACAGCCAGAGAAGAAACCTATTCAAATTTCAGAAATAGCGGAAAAGGAAAACATTTCTCAAAAATTCTTGGAAAGTATTCTCTTAAGTTTAAAAAAAACAGGATTCTTAGGTTCTAAAAAAGGAAAAGGTGGTGGCTATTACTTGTTAAGAAAACCTGAGGAAATTTCAATGACCGATGTCATGCGGGTTTTGGAAGGACCAATTGCCATGGTGCCTTGCGTGAGTTTGAACTTTTATGAAACCTGTGATGATTGTCCCGATGAAATTACCTGTTCCGTTCATAAATTAATGCTTCAAGTTCGTGATAGTGCTTTAGATGTCTATCGAAATAATACATTGAGGGATATTATCTCATAA
- the cysD gene encoding sulfate adenylyltransferase subunit CysD, whose amino-acid sequence MSNTSTELEVTPSLELLKDTSHINALENEAIYIIREVAAQFEKPVLLFSGGKDSITLVRLAQKAFWPSKIPFPLMHIDTGHNFPETIEFRDRLVEELGLELIVRNVQDSINQGKVKEESGRYSSRNSLQTTTLLDAIEEFKFDACIGGARRDEEKARAKERIFSVRDDFGQWDERNQRPELFDMLNGQIELGQNVRVFPISNWTELDVWSYIKEEQIEIPSIYFAHKRKTFLRDGMIWSAEDGIVFREENEIVEERLVRFRTVGDMSCTAAVLSDAESIDKVVEEIRDSSISERGARIDDKRSEAAMEKRKQQGYF is encoded by the coding sequence ATGAGTAATACAAGTACGGAACTGGAAGTAACACCATCCCTAGAACTTTTAAAAGATACTTCCCATATAAATGCGCTTGAAAATGAGGCTATTTATATCATAAGGGAAGTTGCCGCTCAGTTTGAGAAGCCGGTTCTTTTGTTCTCAGGAGGAAAAGATTCGATTACATTGGTTCGTTTGGCGCAAAAAGCATTTTGGCCATCAAAAATTCCTTTCCCATTAATGCATATTGATACAGGTCATAACTTTCCTGAAACTATCGAGTTTAGAGATAGATTGGTAGAAGAGTTAGGCTTGGAGCTGATTGTACGTAATGTGCAAGATTCTATCAATCAGGGTAAGGTAAAAGAAGAATCAGGTAGATACTCAAGTAGAAATAGTTTGCAGACAACAACATTATTAGATGCAATCGAAGAATTTAAGTTCGATGCTTGTATCGGTGGTGCACGTAGAGATGAAGAAAAGGCTCGTGCTAAAGAACGCATCTTCTCAGTTCGTGATGATTTCGGACAGTGGGATGAGCGTAACCAACGCCCAGAGTTATTCGATATGTTAAATGGACAAATAGAATTGGGTCAGAATGTAAGAGTGTTCCCAATATCTAACTGGACAGAATTAGACGTATGGTCTTATATCAAAGAAGAGCAAATTGAAATTCCTTCTATCTATTTCGCACACAAACGTAAAACATTCTTAAGAGATGGTATGATATGGTCTGCAGAAGACGGTATTGTATTTAGAGAAGAAAATGAGATTGTAGAAGAAAGATTGGTTCGTTTTCGTACCGTAGGCGATATGTCATGTACGGCAGCAGTACTTTCAGATGCAGAATCTATTGATAAAGTAGTAGAGGAGATTAGAGATTCATCTATTTCAGAGCGTGGCGCACGTATAGATGACAAACGTTCTGAAGCAGCAATGGAGAAAAGAAAACAACAAGGATATTTTTAA
- a CDS encoding O-acetylhomoserine aminocarboxypropyltransferase/cysteine synthase family protein, producing the protein MSNHKLATNALHAGHDTTTNGGTRAVPIYQTSSYVFNDTDHAARLFSLGELGFIYTRLNNPTNQILQDRLAAVEGGIGAVVFASGTAAISTGLLTLLKAGDHIVASSSLYGGTFNLLNVTLPRLGITTTFVDASEPENFGKAVQDNTRAFFVESLGNPKLDVLDLKAISKESKAAGVPFIVDNTVATPSLLNPIEHGANLVIHSLTKYIGGQGTSLGGAIIDAGTFDWTNGKFPEFTEPSAGYHGLVYSEALGAAAFTFKLILEGLRDFGGALSPFNAFQIIQGLETLPVRIKQHSVNALELATWLEGRKEVEWVNYPGLKSNKYNELAKEYLPKGQSGLVTFGVKGGFEAAKKVTDATKIFSLLANIGDTKSLIIHPASTTHQQLTAEQQDSAGVGQDLIRLSVGLEDIEDLKADLEQAFASL; encoded by the coding sequence ATGAGTAATCACAAATTAGCTACAAACGCATTACACGCAGGTCACGACACCACTACAAATGGGGGAACACGAGCAGTGCCTATTTACCAAACATCATCGTATGTATTTAACGATACGGACCATGCGGCACGCTTATTCTCTCTTGGGGAATTAGGTTTTATTTATACTAGGTTAAATAACCCTACCAATCAAATTCTACAAGATAGATTAGCTGCGGTAGAAGGCGGGATAGGAGCAGTAGTTTTTGCATCGGGTACAGCGGCAATCTCAACAGGTTTATTGACCTTGTTGAAAGCTGGTGATCACATTGTAGCGTCGAGCAGTTTGTATGGAGGTACATTTAATTTATTGAATGTGACATTGCCAAGGTTAGGTATCACAACAACATTTGTAGATGCATCTGAACCTGAAAATTTTGGAAAAGCGGTACAGGACAATACAAGAGCATTTTTTGTAGAATCCTTAGGAAACCCGAAGTTAGATGTGTTGGATTTAAAAGCGATTTCAAAAGAATCCAAAGCAGCAGGTGTACCATTTATAGTTGATAATACAGTAGCTACCCCGTCATTATTAAATCCAATTGAACACGGGGCTAACTTGGTAATTCATTCATTGACCAAATATATTGGCGGGCAAGGAACATCATTAGGCGGAGCAATTATTGATGCTGGTACGTTTGACTGGACCAACGGAAAATTCCCTGAGTTCACAGAACCATCTGCAGGTTACCATGGTTTGGTGTATAGCGAAGCATTAGGTGCTGCAGCGTTTACTTTCAAATTAATTTTAGAAGGCTTACGTGATTTCGGTGGAGCATTGAGCCCGTTTAACGCATTTCAAATTATTCAAGGTTTAGAAACATTGCCTGTACGTATTAAGCAGCACAGTGTAAATGCATTGGAATTAGCTACTTGGTTAGAAGGTAGAAAAGAAGTTGAATGGGTAAATTACCCGGGACTTAAAAGTAATAAGTACAACGAATTAGCAAAGGAATATTTGCCAAAAGGACAAAGCGGATTGGTTACCTTTGGTGTAAAAGGCGGATTTGAAGCTGCTAAAAAAGTTACCGATGCTACTAAGATATTTTCATTGCTAGCGAATATTGGGGATACCAAATCATTGATTATTCACCCAGCAAGTACAACGCACCAACAATTAACGGCAGAACAGCAAGATAGCGCAGGTGTAGGTCAAGATCTAATTCGTTTGTCGGTTGGTCTTGAAGACATTGAAGACTTAAAAGCAGATTTGGAACAAGCATTTGCAAGTCTTTAA
- a CDS encoding trans-sulfuration enzyme family protein — translation MNKNNIKFETNAIRTQLKRSENLEHSVPLYLTSSFVFEDAEDMRASFAEEKDRNIYSRYSNPNSSEFIDKVCQMEGAESGFAFASGMAAVFSTLAALLDSGDHVLSARSIFGSTHSLFTNFFPKWNISHSYFKIDELDTIESMITPTTKIIYAETPTNPGVDVLDLEELGKIAKKNNLILVIDNCFATPYLQQPIKFGADLVIHSGTKLMDGQGRVLAGITVGSAELMNKVYRFSRITGPALSPFNAWILSKSLETLAIRVDRHCENALKLAEFLEGHENINWVKYPFLKSHPKYEIAKKQMKAGGCVVAFEVKGGLDAGREFFDSIKLLSLSANLGDSRTIVTHPASTTHSKLSVKERAAVGISDGTVRISVGLEHIDDIIADITQALG, via the coding sequence ATGAACAAGAATAACATTAAATTTGAAACGAACGCTATACGCACACAACTAAAACGAAGTGAGAACTTGGAGCATTCCGTTCCTTTGTATTTGACCTCAAGTTTTGTGTTTGAAGATGCTGAAGATATGCGTGCGTCCTTTGCAGAGGAAAAAGACCGAAATATTTATTCGCGATATTCAAATCCGAATTCATCTGAGTTTATAGATAAGGTGTGCCAAATGGAAGGTGCCGAAAGCGGCTTTGCATTTGCATCGGGCATGGCAGCGGTTTTTTCAACTTTAGCGGCATTGTTAGATAGTGGAGATCATGTACTTTCGGCAAGAAGCATATTTGGTTCAACACATTCATTGTTCACCAATTTCTTTCCGAAATGGAATATTAGTCATTCGTACTTTAAGATTGATGAATTAGACACAATCGAGAGTATGATAACGCCGACTACCAAAATTATCTATGCAGAGACTCCAACGAATCCAGGTGTAGATGTGTTAGATTTAGAAGAGCTGGGTAAAATTGCAAAAAAGAACAATTTAATTCTGGTCATCGATAATTGCTTTGCTACACCTTATTTACAGCAACCCATTAAGTTTGGTGCGGATTTGGTAATTCACTCTGGCACAAAACTAATGGATGGTCAAGGTAGGGTGTTGGCAGGTATAACCGTAGGTAGTGCGGAGTTGATGAATAAGGTATACCGTTTTTCACGTATAACTGGTCCCGCTTTATCACCATTTAATGCGTGGATACTATCTAAAAGTTTGGAGACCCTGGCAATTCGTGTAGATAGACATTGTGAAAATGCTTTAAAATTAGCTGAGTTTTTAGAAGGTCACGAGAATATTAATTGGGTAAAATATCCATTCTTAAAATCGCACCCTAAATATGAGATTGCCAAAAAACAAATGAAAGCTGGTGGTTGCGTGGTAGCCTTTGAAGTAAAAGGTGGTTTAGATGCAGGTAGGGAGTTTTTTGATTCTATTAAATTGTTATCCCTCTCAGCAAATTTGGGTGATTCGAGAACTATAGTAACGCATCCGGCATCTACAACACATAGTAAACTAAGTGTTAAAGAACGTGCGGCAGTAGGTATTTCCGATGGAACGGTTCGTATATCGGTAGGGTTAGAGCATATAGATGATATCATTGCAGATATCACTCAAGCACTCGGATAG
- a CDS encoding DUF2061 domain-containing protein → MIADQLILNKKESKTTYKEDKTSEKPLRSVAKAFSWRVIGTLDTLVISYLLTGKISLAASIASIDFVTKMVLYFFHERIWNLIKWGK, encoded by the coding sequence ATGATTGCAGATCAACTTATTTTAAATAAAAAAGAGTCTAAAACGACCTATAAAGAAGATAAGACGTCAGAGAAGCCATTGCGTAGTGTGGCAAAGGCTTTCAGTTGGAGAGTTATCGGTACGTTAGATACATTGGTTATTTCATACCTGCTAACTGGCAAAATATCACTTGCTGCCTCAATTGCATCTATAGATTTTGTAACGAAAATGGTGTTGTACTTTTTTCACGAAAGAATCTGGAATTTAATTAAGTGGGGTAAATAA
- the thrA gene encoding bifunctional aspartate kinase/homoserine dehydrogenase I, giving the protein MLHQLQIKKYKTLSGATQDIQLSYQVFGKELHTAPIILVNHALTGNSNVTGDNGWWSALIGDEKCIDTQKYTILAFNIPGNGHDKFVIENYKDFVAGDVARMFLLGLEQLKVDRLFALIGGSLGGGIAWEMAALQPTLTEHLIPVASDWKSTDWLIANCQIQEQFLVNSKQPVHDARMHAMLCYRTPASFKERFKRSTNEELKVFNVESWLMHHGDKLQERFQLSAYKLMNQLLKTIDVTRSGDENFIKLQNSDTNIHIIGVDSDMFFTAQENKDTFKQLAQAKSNVTYGEVQSLHGHDAFLIEFGQMEKLLTGIFNTNGKIKKIKILKFGGKSLSNGEGLERVLDIISNKVKDDESIAVVVSAREKATDQLEIILEKAAKGKDYKADFEALEKYQNQSYKNVNLSAEFKGLAKLYEGVSLLGDYSAKIKDEVLAYGELISAKLVTKLLIGKGVKAVFVDTRDVIKTDNSFGDAKVLEAESKEQVLLKFDKIPKDTVAVVTGFISSTLDGETTTLGRNGSNYTAALLANFLDAEELQNYTHVDGIFTANPDYVPEAKKLANLSYAEANELANFGATILHAKTIIPLIEKNIPLRILNTYNDVNEGTLISAKSSKEGIKSLSVIEDVAMINIEGRGLLGKVGVDARIFKALQTSNISVSIISQGSSERGIGLVVKKDKAKRAKLALENEFSTDFESKDINMITVMDDVSIISIVGQDLSTFHNPFNALIKNQIVPLLFNNTVSGKNVSLVVKKADLHKAVNVMHGQVFGISKKINILIFGHGNVGGTLIDQILKSAKTIKDRKKLDLRVFGIANSKKILLDEKGITKNWKTNLKQKGKSYKVDDAFDFAKHHHLENLIVIDNTASKDFVANYFEFVERGFDIVSSNKIANTLRYDFYQLLREELQKNQKQYLYETNVGAGLPLIDTIKLLHLSGENITRIKGVFSGSLSYIFNTFSEVDVPFSSILKDAMKQGFTEPDPREDLSGNDVGRKLLILARELDLHNEFADINIDNLIPEKLQVGEVAFFLENLEVLDAKFNEIKKNQKPNHVLRYVGDLHGNLQKEKGVLDVKLISVPKESALGQVKGSDSIIEIYTESYGENPLVIQGAGAGAAVTARGVFGDILRIAEKG; this is encoded by the coding sequence ATGTTACATCAATTACAGATTAAAAAATACAAGACCCTAAGTGGTGCCACACAAGACATTCAATTGTCTTATCAGGTATTTGGAAAAGAGCTACATACAGCGCCAATAATTTTGGTGAACCATGCTCTTACCGGGAACTCTAATGTTACTGGTGACAATGGTTGGTGGTCAGCACTTATAGGTGATGAAAAATGTATCGATACCCAAAAATATACCATTTTGGCCTTCAATATTCCCGGTAACGGTCATGATAAGTTCGTGATAGAGAATTATAAGGATTTTGTAGCAGGAGATGTAGCTAGAATGTTCTTGTTAGGTTTGGAGCAGTTAAAGGTTGACCGTTTATTTGCTTTGATCGGTGGTTCTTTAGGTGGTGGTATCGCTTGGGAAATGGCAGCATTACAGCCTACATTGACAGAACATTTGATACCTGTAGCATCCGATTGGAAATCGACCGACTGGCTTATTGCCAATTGTCAGATCCAAGAGCAGTTTTTGGTAAACTCAAAACAACCGGTTCATGATGCGCGTATGCACGCCATGTTATGCTATAGAACTCCGGCTTCCTTCAAAGAACGCTTTAAAAGAAGTACCAACGAAGAGCTTAAGGTTTTTAATGTAGAAAGCTGGTTAATGCATCATGGCGATAAGCTTCAAGAGCGTTTTCAGTTATCGGCCTATAAACTAATGAATCAATTATTGAAGACTATTGATGTTACTAGAAGTGGTGATGAGAATTTTATCAAACTACAAAATAGTGATACCAACATTCATATTATCGGTGTAGATTCTGATATGTTCTTTACCGCACAAGAAAATAAGGATACGTTTAAACAATTAGCGCAAGCAAAAAGCAATGTAACCTATGGCGAAGTACAGTCGTTACATGGGCATGATGCATTCTTGATAGAGTTTGGCCAAATGGAGAAATTGCTGACCGGTATTTTTAATACCAATGGTAAAATCAAGAAAATTAAGATTTTGAAGTTTGGTGGTAAGTCATTAAGCAATGGTGAAGGATTAGAGCGTGTTTTAGATATTATTTCCAATAAGGTAAAGGATGATGAGAGTATTGCCGTAGTTGTTTCGGCAAGAGAAAAAGCTACAGATCAATTAGAGATTATTTTAGAAAAAGCTGCGAAGGGGAAAGACTATAAGGCCGACTTTGAAGCTTTAGAAAAGTATCAAAATCAATCTTATAAAAATGTTAATTTGTCGGCAGAATTTAAAGGTTTGGCAAAGTTGTATGAAGGAGTTTCTTTGTTGGGTGATTATAGTGCTAAAATTAAAGACGAAGTTCTTGCCTATGGTGAACTTATTTCTGCAAAGTTGGTTACTAAGTTATTAATAGGAAAAGGAGTAAAAGCAGTATTCGTAGATACCCGTGACGTAATAAAAACTGATAACTCTTTTGGTGATGCTAAAGTTTTAGAGGCAGAATCTAAAGAGCAAGTTTTACTGAAGTTTGATAAAATTCCTAAAGATACCGTAGCAGTTGTTACCGGTTTTATTTCATCAACCTTAGATGGAGAAACAACTACGTTAGGAAGAAATGGCAGCAACTATACTGCTGCACTTTTAGCGAACTTTTTAGATGCTGAAGAATTACAGAATTATACACATGTAGACGGAATTTTTACAGCTAATCCAGATTATGTTCCAGAAGCCAAAAAACTAGCAAATCTGTCTTATGCAGAGGCTAATGAATTGGCAAATTTTGGAGCAACTATTTTGCATGCTAAAACAATTATTCCCCTAATAGAAAAGAACATTCCGCTTCGTATTTTAAATACTTATAACGATGTTAACGAAGGAACATTAATAAGCGCAAAATCGAGCAAAGAAGGTATTAAATCACTTTCTGTAATTGAAGATGTTGCCATGATCAATATTGAAGGTCGTGGATTATTAGGAAAAGTAGGTGTAGATGCGAGAATATTTAAAGCATTACAAACGAGTAATATAAGTGTGAGTATTATTTCTCAAGGTTCTTCGGAAAGAGGAATTGGTCTTGTCGTAAAGAAAGACAAGGCTAAGAGAGCAAAACTGGCCTTGGAGAATGAATTTAGTACTGATTTTGAATCTAAAGATATAAATATGATTACGGTGATGGATGATGTGTCTATCATATCTATAGTAGGTCAAGATCTAAGTACGTTCCACAATCCGTTTAATGCATTAATTAAAAACCAGATTGTGCCTTTGTTATTTAATAATACTGTATCTGGCAAGAATGTAAGTTTGGTGGTTAAGAAAGCCGATTTACACAAGGCGGTAAACGTAATGCACGGACAGGTGTTCGGAATTAGTAAGAAAATAAATATTCTGATTTTTGGGCATGGGAATGTAGGAGGAACGCTTATTGATCAAATTCTTAAATCAGCCAAAACAATCAAGGATCGTAAAAAATTAGATTTACGCGTATTTGGGATTGCAAACTCTAAAAAGATTTTGTTAGATGAAAAAGGAATTACCAAAAATTGGAAAACAAATCTAAAACAAAAAGGGAAGTCGTATAAAGTTGATGATGCTTTTGATTTTGCAAAGCATCATCATTTAGAAAACCTAATTGTTATTGATAATACGGCAAGTAAAGATTTTGTGGCTAATTATTTTGAATTCGTAGAACGCGGATTTGATATTGTTTCCTCAAATAAAATAGCTAATACTTTACGATACGATTTTTATCAGTTATTGCGAGAAGAACTACAGAAAAATCAAAAGCAGTACTTGTACGAAACCAATGTAGGCGCAGGTTTACCGTTGATAGATACTATTAAGTTATTACATTTATCGGGAGAAAATATCACAAGGATTAAAGGAGTGTTCTCAGGGTCGTTAAGTTATATATTCAATACATTCTCCGAAGTAGATGTCCCATTTTCATCGATATTAAAAGATGCGATGAAACAAGGATTTACAGAACCGGATCCTCGCGAAGATTTATCGGGAAATGATGTGGGGCGTAAGTTATTGATCTTAGCAAGAGAATTAGACCTGCATAATGAGTTTGCTGATATCAATATAGATAATCTTATACCAGAGAAATTACAAGTCGGAGAAGTAGCCTTCTTTTTAGAGAATTTAGAGGTGTTAGATGCTAAGTTTAATGAAATCAAAAAGAATCAGAAACCAAATCACGTATTACGTTATGTGGGCGATTTGCATGGAAATCTTCAAAAGGAAAAAGGTGTGCTTGATGTAAAATTGATATCTGTGCCAAAAGAAAGTGCCTTGGGTCAGGTAAAAGGGTCGGATTCCATTATAGAGATTTATACGGAATCTTACGGAGAAAATCCGTTAGTAATACAAGGTGCAGGTGCAGGGGCAGCAGTTACGGCTAGAGGTGTATTTGGAGATATATTAAGGATTGCGGAGAAAGGGTAG